A genomic segment from Campylobacter sp. MG1 encodes:
- a CDS encoding transporter substrate-binding domain-containing protein — MKKIFLALFITLFAYANEVVKVGISANYAPFDMMVDGKLSGFDVDLVNEISKVANLKIEFVNMSFDGLIPSLVAGKINMIASGMSISERRMKNCDFSNPYFFGKTMYLKRKGDTFITKEDLKGVKTGVKLGTIQENTARKLGANVILHEDSAVVVMSLVNKQIDAVVFDSFVAKKFMAKNPEIESFYEENDGALGFAFAFAKDKNKDLIDIINKALEEVKASGKYDELIKKYGL; from the coding sequence ATGAAAAAGATTTTTTTAGCTTTATTTATAACTTTATTTGCTTATGCAAATGAAGTTGTTAAGGTTGGTATTTCAGCAAATTACGCTCCATTTGATATGATGGTTGATGGTAAATTGAGTGGTTTTGATGTTGATTTAGTAAATGAGATTTCAAAGGTTGCTAATCTTAAGATTGAATTTGTCAATATGAGTTTTGATGGGCTTATTCCATCTTTAGTAGCTGGTAAAATCAATATGATAGCTTCAGGAATGAGTATTAGCGAAAGAAGAATGAAGAATTGTGATTTTTCTAATCCTTATTTTTTTGGAAAAACTATGTATCTTAAAAGAAAGGGCGATACTTTCATTACAAAAGAAGATTTAAAAGGTGTTAAAACAGGAGTGAAACTTGGCACAATTCAAGAAAATACTGCAAGAAAGCTAGGTGCTAATGTGATTTTACACGAAGATTCAGCAGTGGTTGTTATGAGCCTTGTGAATAAGCAAATAGATGCGGTTGTTTTTGATTCTTTTGTGGCTAAGAAATTTATGGCAAAAAATCCTGAAATTGAGAGTTTTTATGAAGAAAATGACGGGGCTTTAGGTTTTGCATTTGCATTTGCAAAGGATAAAAATAAAGACTTAATTGATATAATTAATAAAGCCCTTGAAGAAGTAAAAGCAAGTGGTAAGTATGATGAGCTTATCAAAAAATACGGGCTATAA
- a CDS encoding amino acid ABC transporter ATP-binding protein has translation MIKISNLCKNYGNLEVLKDISVEINKGDIIAIIGPSGGGKSTFLRCLNKLEVASSGEILINNENILDEKIDINKHRQKVSMVFQHFNLFANKNVLDNLILAPVSLNILSKDEAIKKARNLLAKVGLADKEEFFPHKLSGGQKQRIAIARSLMMEPEVILFDEPTSALDPEMVGEVLGLIKEIASGDNAPIMILVTHEMGFAKNVANRVFFMESGKIAVDDTPQVVFNSSTNARLNEFLNKVLNH, from the coding sequence ATGATTAAGATATCTAATTTATGCAAAAATTACGGGAATTTAGAAGTATTAAAAGATATTAGTGTAGAGATTAATAAAGGCGATATTATTGCTATTATTGGACCTAGTGGCGGTGGAAAAAGCACATTTTTAAGATGTTTAAATAAACTTGAAGTTGCAAGTAGTGGGGAGATTTTAATCAATAATGAAAATATCTTAGATGAAAAAATTGATATTAATAAGCACAGACAAAAAGTATCAATGGTATTTCAACATTTTAATCTATTTGCAAATAAAAATGTATTGGATAATTTGATTTTAGCCCCTGTTAGTTTAAATATTTTAAGCAAAGATGAAGCTATTAAAAAAGCTAGAAATCTTTTAGCTAAAGTTGGTTTAGCTGATAAAGAAGAGTTCTTCCCACACAAATTAAGCGGCGGTCAAAAACAAAGAATAGCAATAGCAAGAAGCCTTATGATGGAGCCTGAAGTTATATTATTTGATGAGCCAACTAGTGCGCTTGACCCTGAAATGGTAGGAGAAGTTTTAGGACTTATTAAAGAAATAGCAAGTGGAGATAATGCTCCTATTATGATATTAGTAACTCACGAAATGGGTTTTGCAAAAAATGTAGCTAATAGGGTATTTTTTATGGAAAGTGGCAAAATAGCAGTAGATGATACGCCACAAGTTGTATTTAACTCTAGCACAAATGCTAGATTAAATGAGTTTTTAAACAAAGTTTTAAATCATTAG
- a CDS encoding amino acid ABC transporter permease — MKNLENIFKVIFPLAIVIITTYYCYPFKELSEAEHLAYLKSYGTTLGLTSLGLIIGLTGGFLLAFLLVLRNRFLTMLINEYLDLIRGMPLMLLLMIFAFVVFAQVENVFFVAVIALGLNSSAYVAEIIRSGIESVDKGQMEAARSMGLSHFQAMKMIVFPQAVKNIIPALANEFISLFKETSVVAFISVVDLTFQSKIFQSLLYDPKPYIFAGVVYYASVKVFTCFVRLLEMRLKRND; from the coding sequence TTGAAGAATTTAGAAAATATTTTTAAAGTAATTTTTCCACTTGCAATAGTGATTATTACTACTTATTATTGTTATCCATTTAAAGAACTTAGCGAAGCAGAGCATTTAGCTTATCTTAAAAGTTATGGCACTACTTTAGGACTTACTTCACTTGGTTTGATTATTGGTCTTACTGGTGGATTTTTATTAGCGTTTTTATTAGTGCTTAGGAATAGATTTTTAACAATGTTAATCAATGAATATTTAGATTTAATTAGGGGTATGCCATTAATGCTGCTTTTAATGATATTTGCATTTGTGGTTTTTGCTCAAGTTGAAAATGTATTTTTTGTAGCTGTTATTGCTTTAGGACTTAATTCTAGTGCTTATGTTGCAGAGATTATTAGAAGTGGGATTGAAAGCGTTGATAAAGGTCAAATGGAAGCAGCAAGGTCTATGGGTTTATCACACTTTCAAGCTATGAAAATGATAGTTTTTCCACAAGCTGTTAAAAATATCATTCCTGCTTTAGCAAATGAGTTCATATCGTTGTTTAAAGAAACTTCAGTAGTTGCGTTTATAAGCGTTGTTGATTTGACTTTTCAAAGCAAGATTTTTCAATCACTTTTATACGACCCTAAGCCTTATATTTTCGCAGGTGTTGTGTATTATGCTAGTGTTAAAGTATTTACTTGTTTTGTAAGATTATTAGAAATGAGGCTAAAAAGAAATGATTAA
- a CDS encoding DUF2325 domain-containing protein has protein sequence MSVLVIGADEITPIKAVLQNLGASNITHWDARNENRVNRQNIPQDTGCVVMLTSFLNHNTMKKIKNQAKKRNIPLVCAKRSVSCVYCEYCKVLGINK, from the coding sequence ATGTCAGTATTAGTTATTGGTGCAGATGAGATTACACCTATAAAGGCTGTATTACAAAATTTAGGTGCAAGCAATATAACACATTGGGATGCTAGGAATGAAAATAGAGTAAATCGTCAAAATATACCACAAGATACTGGCTGTGTAGTTATGCTTACAAGTTTTTTAAATCATAACACTATGAAAAAAATTAAAAATCAAGCTAAAAAAAGAAACATACCTTTAGTATGTGCTAAACGCTCGGTTAGTTGCGTCTATTGTGAATATTGTAAAGTATTAGGTATTAATAAATAA
- the gpmI gene encoding 2,3-bisphosphoglycerate-independent phosphoglycerate mutase produces the protein MQKCILVITDGIGINKENYYNAFMSAAKPNYKILNDEAKFCTLKTSGKSVGLPDGVIGNSEVGHMTIGSGRIIYQNLVRINNAIEDKSIYENDTLNKFISKFKRIHVIGLYSDGGVHSSYEHFNVICEIVSKNSKCFAHIITDGRDVLPQEFYDFYEKNPSYIKPSSISGRFYAMDRDNNLDRTRAYIDMLFNEDEPKDMREIVLNAYKNNITDEFIEPTKLDTSDIKMNDGVIIVNFRSDRARQLAKELQVNLSSEQVLCMCEYDEKLNLDVIFPKVEINNTLAEILSQNNLKQFHTAETEKYAHVSFFFNGGVEKEFKNEARVLVPSPKVKSYAEMPEMSAYKVCDCVLKAIDDGYDFIVVNFANGDMVGHTGDYNAAIKAVESVDYCLGKIMLSAKNNNYALLITSDHGNCEAMRNKEGKKLTNHTTFDVGCWLYNYKKDINLKNGSLANVAASVLKILDLEKPKEMEEALF, from the coding sequence ATGCAAAAATGTATATTGGTAATAACCGATGGAATAGGGATAAACAAAGAAAATTATTATAATGCTTTTATGAGTGCTGCTAAACCGAATTATAAAATTTTAAATGATGAGGCTAAATTTTGTACTCTAAAAACAAGTGGTAAATCAGTAGGCCTTCCTGACGGAGTCATAGGTAATAGTGAAGTAGGACATATGACTATAGGAAGTGGAAGAATTATTTATCAAAATTTAGTAAGAATTAATAATGCCATTGAAGATAAAAGTATTTATGAAAATGATACATTAAATAAATTTATATCTAAATTTAAAAGAATTCATGTAATAGGTCTATATAGTGATGGTGGTGTTCATTCAAGCTATGAGCATTTTAATGTAATTTGCGAGATTGTAAGTAAAAACAGTAAGTGTTTTGCACATATAATCACTGATGGTAGAGATGTATTGCCACAAGAATTTTATGATTTTTATGAAAAAAATCCAAGTTATATAAAACCAAGTAGTATAAGTGGAAGATTCTATGCTATGGATAGAGATAACAACCTTGATAGAACTAGAGCATATATTGATATGCTTTTTAATGAAGATGAACCAAAGGATATGAGAGAGATTGTTTTAAATGCGTATAAAAATAATATAACTGATGAATTTATAGAGCCAACAAAATTAGATACAAGTGATATTAAAATGAATGATGGTGTTATTATTGTAAATTTTAGAAGTGATAGAGCAAGACAGTTAGCTAAAGAATTACAAGTAAATTTAAGTTCAGAGCAAGTTTTATGTATGTGTGAATATGATGAAAAATTAAATTTAGATGTTATTTTTCCAAAAGTTGAAATTAATAATACTCTAGCTGAAATTTTAAGTCAAAATAATTTAAAACAATTTCACACAGCAGAAACTGAAAAATATGCACATGTAAGTTTTTTCTTTAATGGTGGGGTTGAGAAAGAATTTAAAAATGAAGCTCGTGTTTTAGTACCTAGTCCTAAGGTAAAAAGTTATGCAGAAATGCCAGAAATGAGTGCTTATAAAGTATGTGATTGTGTTTTAAAAGCCATTGATGATGGTTATGATTTTATAGTTGTAAATTTCGCAAATGGAGATATGGTAGGACATACTGGCGATTATAATGCAGCTATTAAAGCTGTAGAAAGCGTTGATTATTGTTTAGGTAAAATTATGTTGAGTGCTAAAAATAATAATTATGCTTTATTAATTACTTCAGATCATGGTAATTGCGAGGCTATGAGAAATAAAGAAGGAAAAAAACTTACAAATCATACTACTTTTGATGTTGGTTGTTGGCTTTATAATTATAAAAAAGACATAAATTTAAAGAATGGCTCATTAGCTAATGTAGCAGCAAGTGTATTAAAAATACTTGATTTAGAAAAACCGAAGGAAATGGAAGAAGCTTTATTTTAA
- a CDS encoding DnaJ domain-containing protein: MKNYYEILGVKKDANADTIKQAYRSLARKYHPDVNKNKGAEEKFKEITEAYEVLSDEKKRKAYDNPNFGGFGNGFSSDFNDIDFDNIFSQFGTSGFNGFNKNYSRPMKTELEISFNDSVLGAKKYITINGESFEVDIKSGVVNNQEISVTNNKKTLKAVIKITKSNEYERDGDDLIKEIQIPLKTALFGGKIEFDTPKEKGLKITIGENIKNGGLIRVKGKGIYNSYSKNQGNLFLRVKVILPNINTLDDKVVKILKEYL; encoded by the coding sequence ATGAAAAATTACTATGAAATTTTAGGTGTAAAAAAAGATGCAAATGCTGATACTATAAAACAAGCATATAGAAGCCTAGCTAGAAAGTACCATCCTGATGTAAATAAAAACAAAGGTGCAGAAGAAAAATTTAAAGAAATCACTGAAGCTTATGAAGTTTTAAGTGATGAGAAAAAAAGAAAAGCTTATGATAACCCAAATTTTGGAGGATTTGGAAACGGTTTTTCCTCGGATTTTAACGATATTGATTTTGATAATATTTTTTCACAGTTCGGCACTAGTGGTTTTAATGGATTTAATAAAAATTATTCAAGACCTATGAAAACTGAGTTAGAAATATCATTTAATGATTCTGTATTAGGAGCAAAAAAATATATTACAATAAATGGAGAATCTTTTGAAGTAGATATAAAATCTGGCGTTGTAAATAATCAAGAAATTTCAGTTACAAATAATAAAAAAACACTAAAAGCAGTTATAAAAATTACAAAAAGCAACGAATATGAAAGAGATGGGGACGATTTAATAAAAGAAATTCAAATACCACTTAAAACTGCTTTATTTGGTGGAAAAATCGAATTTGATACGCCTAAAGAAAAAGGATTAAAAATAACAATAGGTGAAAATATAAAAAATGGTGGATTAATAAGGGTAAAAGGAAAAGGAATTTATAATTCTTATTCTAAAAATCAAGGTAATTTATTTTTAAGAGTCAAGGTTATTTTACCTAACATAAACACACTTGATGATAAAGTAGTGAAAATATTAAAAGAGTATTTATAA
- a CDS encoding heat shock protein transcriptional repressor HspR, with product MNYDEPVFLISVVSKQLNIHPQTLRQYEREGLIEPNRTCGKVRMYSQKDVDRIKMILRFTRDLGVNLAGVSIILELKSQISNYEELLMNQKKQKNALVKQNNKFDIIFYEDKDN from the coding sequence ATGAATTATGATGAACCAGTATTCTTAATCTCTGTAGTGTCTAAACAATTAAACATACACCCACAAACATTAAGGCAGTATGAAAGAGAAGGTCTAATAGAACCTAATAGAACCTGTGGAAAAGTTAGGATGTATTCTCAAAAAGATGTAGATAGAATCAAAATGATTTTAAGATTTACTAGAGATTTAGGGGTAAATTTAGCTGGAGTTAGCATAATATTAGAATTAAAAAGTCAAATATCTAATTATGAAGAATTACTAATGAATCAAAAAAAGCAAAAAAATGCTTTGGTAAAACAAAATAACAAATTTGATATCATTTTTTACGAGGATAAAGATAATTAA
- a CDS encoding cation:proton antiporter produces MQGFLEIFLTTSAIAIVLNVILKKFNIPTIIGYIATGFIIEEVFYVTTSEQLNHIAEFGIVFLMFTIGLEFSVKHLMTMKTDVFVNGALQMGITGLVLAVLLQYGFNVDENTSLIIGFAISLSSTAIVLKILNENKDINEKYGRKALGILLFQDIAVIPLLLMIDILGQNGTSISSLIIKTLVSASIVLFLLFFIGKYIYGRILYYVLKTNSQEIFIATILFTVVGASFLAYYFGFSYSLGAFIAGMMIAETEFKHQIEADLIPFRDILLGIFFITVGLQINLQIIISKWFLIIALTIGIMLLKTICIFVLLSLKNTKSEALKTALSVSQIGEFSLAIFSILLSNKMIDNDIAGLLTLSVILSMIISPFILKNVKKIATITNDEIVAIMPKIDSLNGHFVIFGYGLLGQEVVLKLKNQGIPYIALDNDMSLVELGQSRGENVYYASAEQDMSFENANIKSSAAVIVTISNEQTLELVSKKIIDYAPNVNLIIRINKDEKKIFDNLGENVKMIKEEAVVARTLLQEALVCRIKQQS; encoded by the coding sequence ATGCAAGGCTTTTTGGAAATATTCTTAACTACAAGTGCTATAGCTATTGTGTTAAATGTAATATTAAAAAAATTTAATATACCAACAATCATAGGCTATATAGCTACTGGCTTTATAATAGAAGAAGTGTTTTATGTAACAACATCAGAACAACTAAACCATATTGCTGAATTTGGAATTGTTTTTTTAATGTTTACAATAGGACTTGAATTTTCAGTAAAACATCTAATGACTATGAAGACTGATGTTTTCGTTAATGGTGCTTTACAAATGGGTATTACTGGATTAGTACTTGCTGTGCTACTTCAATACGGATTTAATGTAGATGAAAATACATCTCTTATTATAGGATTTGCAATATCACTATCATCTACAGCAATAGTACTAAAAATACTTAACGAAAATAAAGATATAAATGAAAAATATGGAAGAAAGGCATTAGGAATTTTACTTTTTCAAGATATTGCAGTAATACCACTTTTATTAATGATTGATATTCTAGGACAAAATGGAACATCAATTAGTAGTCTTATAATAAAAACATTAGTATCGGCTAGTATAGTATTATTTTTATTATTTTTTATAGGAAAATACATATATGGTAGAATATTATATTATGTATTAAAAACTAATTCACAAGAAATTTTTATAGCTACAATATTATTTACTGTAGTTGGTGCTTCATTTTTAGCATATTATTTTGGTTTTTCATACTCACTTGGAGCTTTTATAGCAGGAATGATGATAGCCGAAACTGAATTTAAACACCAAATAGAAGCTGACTTAATCCCATTTAGAGATATTTTATTAGGCATATTTTTTATAACAGTTGGATTGCAAATAAATTTGCAAATAATAATAAGCAAGTGGTTCTTAATAATAGCTCTAACTATTGGAATAATGCTATTAAAAACTATTTGTATTTTTGTATTGTTATCACTGAAAAATACAAAAAGTGAAGCATTAAAAACAGCTCTTAGTGTATCACAAATAGGAGAATTTTCTCTTGCTATTTTTAGCATATTACTATCAAATAAAATGATAGATAACGATATAGCAGGACTACTTACATTATCAGTAATATTAAGTATGATAATATCACCATTTATACTAAAGAATGTTAAAAAAATAGCTACCATTACAAATGATGAAATAGTTGCTATTATGCCGAAAATAGATAGTTTAAATGGACATTTTGTAATATTTGGTTATGGATTATTAGGTCAAGAAGTTGTATTAAAACTAAAAAATCAAGGTATTCCTTATATAGCATTAGACAATGATATGAGTTTGGTTGAATTAGGACAAAGTAGAGGTGAAAATGTTTATTATGCAAGTGCTGAACAAGATATGAGTTTTGAAAATGCGAATATAAAATCTAGTGCAGCAGTAATTGTAACAATATCAAACGAACAAACACTAGAATTAGTTAGCAAAAAAATCATAGATTATGCACCAAATGTAAATTTAATCATAAGAATTAATAAAGATGAGAAAAAAATATTTGACAATCTAGGTGAAAATGTAAAAATGATAAAAGAAGAAGCAGTGGTTGCAAGAACACTTTTACAAGAAGCATTAGTTTGCAGAATAAAACAACAATCTTAA
- the hemC gene encoding hydroxymethylbilane synthase, with translation MKIATRKSLLALWQSEFVKAKLQEIEPSLNIELLELSTKGDVILDTPLAKIGGKNLFIKELENAMHDGLAQISVHSLKDVGASLAYDFKLASICKRETPNDVVVFRGNEKSLNELKQGAKIGTTSLRRQMQLRLIRDDFSIHSLRGNLQTRLKKLKDGEFDAIVLAYAGLKRLNLLDELNYEILDTKIMIPSAGQGAVAIESINDEKVLNLVSKLNCPKTALLCKIERDFTATLNGGCGAPIGINAAFIDDEIICVNAIIGLIDASKIIKMQRKINQANASDFGVVLAKEFIKHGALEILAENEELLKEML, from the coding sequence ATGAAAATAGCTACTAGAAAATCATTACTTGCTTTATGGCAAAGCGAATTTGTAAAGGCGAAATTACAAGAAATTGAGCCTAGTTTAAATATAGAATTATTAGAGCTTAGCACTAAAGGAGATGTTATTTTAGATACTCCTTTAGCAAAAATTGGTGGGAAGAATTTGTTTATTAAAGAATTAGAAAACGCAATGCACGATGGGCTTGCACAAATTAGCGTTCATTCTTTAAAAGATGTTGGGGCAAGTTTGGCGTATGATTTTAAACTTGCTAGTATTTGCAAAAGAGAAACTCCTAATGATGTTGTGGTTTTTCGTGGAAATGAAAAATCATTAAATGAACTAAAACAAGGCGCAAAAATTGGCACAACAAGTCTTCGCCGCCAAATGCAATTAAGATTAATTAGAGATGATTTTTCTATTCATTCATTAAGGGGAAATCTACAAACTAGACTTAAAAAATTAAAAGATGGCGAATTTGATGCGATAGTTTTAGCTTATGCAGGACTTAAGAGATTAAATCTTTTAGATGAGTTAAATTATGAGATTTTAGATACAAAAATTATGATACCTTCAGCAGGTCAAGGTGCTGTTGCGATTGAGAGTATTAATGATGAAAAGGTGTTAAATCTTGTATCTAAATTAAATTGCCCTAAAACAGCATTATTATGCAAAATTGAGCGTGATTTTACTGCTACTTTAAATGGTGGTTGTGGTGCTCCAATAGGAATTAATGCAGCTTTTATTGATGATGAGATTATTTGTGTAAATGCGATTATTGGCTTAATTGATGCTAGTAAAATTATAAAAATGCAAAGAAAGATTAATCAAGCAAATGCAAGTGATTTTGGGGTAGTTTTAGCAAAAGAATTTATAAAGCATGGAGCTTTAGAAATTCTAGCTGAAAATGAAGAATTATTAAAAGAAATGCTATGA
- a CDS encoding menaquinone biosynthesis decarboxylase, whose protein sequence is MKNYIEKLKKANLLNIIETPLDTELEIPHLAYLEAKKEDSKVLLFTKPIKDGKVCKIPVIMNVFANKKALNLVLGKSTDEIANEISSLLNLHIPPTFGAKIDLAKKLFSLKNIAPKREINKNAPCKQKEYLLNELPILKTWEKDAGAFITMGQVYTKSLDGKQNNLGMYRLQVIDSKHLIMHFQLHKDANNFFHEYKKANKKMPIAIAIGDDPLHIFCAQAPLPKGIFELMLYGFIKKQGAKLVKCDTNDLYVPSNSDFVIEGEIDVNHFAIEGPFGDHTGFYTPQGNFPVMKITKITGKNEPIYNATVVGKPPLEDKWMGYGTERIFLPLLKTTCPDLIDYCMPENGVFHNLIIAKIKNNYLGSAMANMHAFWGVGQMSFVKNAIFVDEYAPNLRDYPAICEYILNNFSPNRLLKSYGICDELDHSSTRLGMGGKLGLDATNNAHYHANTYKDENLEKEKIEYKPDLKNLLDTLKPLGLCEYSIYYAESKTQITCISLKRDNNLKEIYEICKNYLGGIVVLFDEGVNLNNPYMLIWKAFNNYDPANDIIIDENGVLVAAYSKNILDNYINKWPETTECNKEVIKKLIDLKLINDDETFFNQYEIF, encoded by the coding sequence ATGAAAAATTATATAGAAAAATTAAAAAAAGCAAATTTATTAAACATAATTGAAACCCCTCTTGATACTGAGCTGGAAATACCTCATCTAGCATATTTAGAGGCTAAAAAAGAAGATTCTAAAGTTTTACTATTCACAAAACCTATAAAGGATGGAAAAGTTTGTAAAATTCCAGTAATTATGAATGTTTTTGCAAATAAAAAAGCATTAAATTTAGTACTTGGAAAAAGCACAGATGAGATTGCTAATGAAATTTCATCTTTATTAAATTTACATATCCCACCAACATTTGGTGCTAAAATTGACTTAGCCAAAAAATTATTTTCTTTAAAAAATATAGCTCCAAAAAGAGAGATTAACAAAAATGCACCTTGTAAACAAAAAGAATATTTACTAAATGAATTGCCAATTCTTAAAACTTGGGAAAAAGACGCAGGTGCATTTATTACGATGGGTCAGGTTTATACCAAAAGCCTTGATGGTAAGCAAAATAATTTAGGGATGTATCGTTTGCAAGTAATTGATAGTAAGCATTTAATTATGCATTTTCAACTACATAAAGACGCAAATAATTTTTTTCATGAATATAAAAAGGCTAATAAAAAAATGCCAATAGCTATTGCGATAGGCGACGACCCACTTCATATATTTTGCGCTCAAGCACCACTGCCTAAAGGTATATTTGAATTAATGCTTTATGGATTTATCAAAAAACAAGGAGCAAAATTAGTTAAATGTGATACTAATGATTTGTATGTACCAAGTAATAGTGATTTTGTAATAGAAGGCGAAATTGATGTAAATCATTTTGCTATTGAAGGTCCATTTGGAGACCATACGGGATTTTATACCCCGCAAGGTAATTTTCCTGTTATGAAAATTACAAAAATTACAGGCAAAAATGAGCCAATTTATAATGCAACGGTAGTTGGAAAACCTCCACTTGAAGATAAATGGATGGGGTATGGAACAGAGAGAATATTTTTACCACTACTTAAGACAACTTGCCCTGATTTGATTGATTATTGTATGCCTGAAAACGGTGTTTTTCATAATTTAATAATAGCAAAAATAAAAAATAATTATTTAGGTTCAGCTATGGCTAATATGCATGCATTTTGGGGGGTAGGACAAATGAGTTTTGTAAAAAACGCTATATTTGTTGATGAATATGCACCAAATTTAAGAGACTATCCAGCTATTTGTGAATATATTTTAAATAATTTCTCACCAAATAGATTATTAAAAAGTTATGGAATTTGTGATGAACTAGATCATTCAAGCACAAGATTAGGTATGGGTGGAAAACTTGGGTTAGACGCTACAAATAATGCACACTATCATGCAAATACATATAAAGATGAAAATTTAGAAAAAGAAAAAATAGAATATAAACCTGATTTAAAAAATCTATTAGATACATTAAAACCTTTAGGATTATGTGAATATAGTATTTATTATGCCGAAAGTAAAACGCAAATCACTTGTATTAGTCTTAAAAGAGATAATAATTTAAAAGAAATTTATGAAATATGTAAAAATTATTTGGGCGGAATTGTTGTATTATTTGATGAAGGAGTAAATTTAAACAACCCTTATATGTTAATATGGAAAGCTTTTAATAATTATGACCCTGCAAATGATATTATTATTGATGAAAACGGAGTTTTAGTAGCTGCTTATAGTAAAAATATTTTAGATAATTATATAAATAAATGGCCTGAAACTACAGAATGTAATAAAGAAGTCATAAAAAAATTAATAGACTTAAAACTTATAAATGATGATGAAACTTTCTTTAATCAATACGAAATTTTCTAA